The genomic interval gtgtgtatcTAGACCCGCTTCAGTGTTGTGTGTTGAGGAGAGGGACATGAGGAAACGGTTGAACGCCGCCTCCTTACATTGCCTCTGCAAGGATACTGTATGATGCCCGCCAGCAACCAGTAGTCATGGCGACGGTGCCAGATCTCAAAGGTCTTCTTGGTGACGGTGGCGGCCCGCTCCTCGTTCTGCCAGAGAGAGTGGAGCTCTGCAACGACAAACAGGAAGTAGGGACGACATCAGTATGACAGCCAAGGCTATACTCCTTCTTTTTATAtaccggtacacacacacacacacacacacctgtgaatCCTCCGTCAGCGATGTTGAACATGAAACGCTGCTTGGTggccttcttcttctcctcgctGACGTTGACGAGGGCGGTggctgtggcggcggcggcggtggctgtggcggcggcagcggtggcggcggcggcggctccttCCTTGGTGCTCTCTCCGTTCTGCAGCTTGCCAGACTCCTCCGTCTTCACCCCTTCCTTCAGATCCCTCAGctctgaggggggagaggggggaggagtggagagtgCGTGAGCCAGtttgtctggatgtgtgtggggATCTGGGATCCGGTCCTACTATGTCACAGCAAAGCTTCTTGGGGAAGGCAGCGCAGAGCCTTGGACAGGGGTTTTGTAAGGGGCGGAGGTACTCCTTGTTTCCTGTTGCCATCCATTCCATCAAATGGATGAAGCCGTCAGAAGGAGGTTTTAATACGTTTCTTTTTTACAATGTTCATTCTCTACACAGTGTTCGTAGTTGAATAATGCTGGCCGAGCTCTGGTTCCCGATACACTCTTGTAGATGGTCGACTACAGTAATATGTAGCCAGGGAAAGTGAAATGCTCAGTTTACCTAGGCCTGAGCTCACCTGTCATCACACTTTAGACATTAATCTTAAGGGAAAGGTTGTCATATCCATTTGCATACACTcttacaccaacacacacacacacacacacacacacacacacacacacacacacacacacacacacacacacacacacacacacacacacacacacacacacacacacacacacacacacacacacacacacctttcttctcctctgtaGGGGGACTGGTGTCCATCTTGTCGTCTTTGCTGTCTGGCGCTGAAACAGGAGAACCAGGGTTAACCTCACAGAGAAGAACCCCAGAGTCCTCGCCTCCACCCAGAACCTCAGGCACTCTCACCTTTACTCTTTGCGTCCTCCGGCCCCCCGCTGCCCTCTGAACCTTCCCCCTTGACCTCCATGGGCACGCCCTTCTCAGCCGCCTCCGAAGGCTTCTCCTTGTCGTCCTTCTCCTTGGCGgtgtctccttctccctccttctcctcgtctgTGTGGGCGCCTCCTGCCTCCTCTTTATCCTCCTTCACGGCCGCCGGGTCTCCCTCCTCGTCCTTCTTCTCTGAGCCCGGAGACTTCTCCACGTCGTCGGGGATCTCGATGATCTGCAAGGGGCCGTCATTTCATTGGTATAGTCATTTCCGTGTATTTAGTCATTAGTCATCATTTCCGTGttttatattatacattatttgtGTACGATTGAGCACTACGTTTGTGTTGCGGGGGATGAGGCTCTGTACCTCAGGATCCTCTGCTTTGCAGGCTGcttttttctcctctccctccttcttcatCTCTGAGTCCTTGTCATCCAGTTTAGTCAAATCCTCTGTCAGGACAGGAGGAATTGAGTGTGTGTTGAACGGTGTGTATGTTGAGCTGAGTGACTGAGTGCATgcctgcctgcttgtgtgtgtgtgcgtgcgtgtgtacctggGGCGGGGGTGTTGGGCTGTGTGTCTGCGGGGGTCCCAGTAGAAGGGGTCTTGGGGTCCTCCCCAGCTGCCAGGGCTGCGGCCCTCTTGTGCTCCTCCACTTCGGCCATCCAGGGCATGGACCACTGGCCGTTGACGTGCTCAAACTCCTGCACCTGGGGGCCAGATCACCACGCATCAGGAGCCACACGGGCCGTGGAGGGGAATGGAGGACTGTCTGCATGGAAGGCTTTAATGGAAAcaccttttctttatttttgacACATAAAAGTCATGTTCGGCTaaccaaaataaacaacataaacaatGTCTTCAAAATGGCCTTCACTATTTTAGATTATGTTAACAATAAAAATGTCTGTTCATACTATACGTTTCTAAACAAaccgtgtatatatatatatgcaaaactAAATCCTCCTCCCTCAACAACCACCTACCTTCTTCCTGATGAGCGACATCACCCCGATGCGAGTGAGGACGTGTTGCCGTGACAACCCCTCGCGTGGGACGCCGTCGGCGAAGGTCTCCGCTCCGTCGGCGCCCGGCTCACAGAGATGCCGCATGAAGAGCGACACGTACGCTCTGAGGAGAGGAACGCCACTAGCCAATCAGAGACAAGCACAGGAAACACTTGGGACCAATGCACCAATAAGACACAACCACAGAAAACACTGTGGGAcctatgaaccaatcagacacaAACCCCCCCGAAGAATTAAGTTGGGTCCTAATGAGGGGGATACATGCGGGAGGAAGAGGGCCCTGAGAGCTCCacaatggagggagggatgtatATGCTATGTATTTACTGTTACTTTTATGCAGTTCATTCAGATTCATCTCATTTAGCAGCAcgtgttggggtgggggtgtccTGCTCTAGGAGGCCCACAGCTAGGCGTGGGGTGGAAGTGATGGAACACCATTTGGGCTAAGGCGAGGGTCTGGGGGACTCACTTGAACTCCTTCTCAGACTTGCCCCGCAGGTCTCTGACCAGCCACTGGGTGGTGAAGGCGTCCTGGGGGGGCATGCCGTAGCGCATCACAGCGTTCAGGAAGGCCTTCCTCTGGCGGGCATTGAAGCCcaacacctgggggggggggacagacgggGGTTAACGGCTAGAGCCGGTATGGGGACCCAGGAGAAATGTAGTGCCGAGCACTGCTCTGGTGAATGGCACTCAAGTATACAGTAGAATGGTTTATGGTGAAAAGGAAAAACATCAAGCACGTTTCTTCCCCGAGTACCCAGAACTACTTTTCAAGGAACAGAAAGGCTACTCCAACCCGTTGTAGTGATTAGAGCTGAGGAGATTAGACTGCGCTAAAAAGCCAATGTTAACTATCCTTGTAGTGCGTAAGCACATTTGTGAACTGCTATTTGCTAAACTATTTTGCACTTGGATTAAAAGTGTGTGAATCTCCATTATAATTCAATCCTCTAACTACATAGCCTAGCTTGGGGACTGGATGGAACATAAGCTTGTCTACATAGGCTGTATGTAGTTCAGGGGAAAAAACATCTCCATGCTTTTCACCAGCGCCATTCATATCAAAAAAGGCCACATATGATATATATTGAAGTACAATGCTGCAGAGTCCTCCTCCAATCAGACGGGTTCAGGGGTTAAAGCACCACCCCCAAAGTTCCTGTCCTTTTGGAAAGTAGGTCAGCGGCCTCACCTCGATGTTGCCGCCCACCCGGGccaggagggggggcaggggtttgTCCCGGTCGTTCCTCAGCCCCTTGCGGTTGGGCCGCCGGGCGTTGGCTGAACACAAGGGAAGCACTCAGTGAGCCCAGGTACATgcagaggtcaagggtcagtgGTCAACCCACAGAAGTAAAGGTCCATATCATacaatggatggatggaggtcGAGGTCATCTGATGCAATGGCTAAATACACAACTGAATACATGTCATTTAAAAAAGTTGAGCTGTGTAATATAAGCAAACTGTGTAGAATTCCAACGAAAGAAGATCATATTTAAAGAAGATTTAATGTAAATGACACTATTTTTTATCTTTCCTGTTGTGCTCTATAAAGACACAGAGTAGAAGTAGACTAGTGCCAATATGATGATGTCTTCGTCTCGTGTTAAACCTCACCTTCAGCTCTTTCATCAAAgtcttcatctccctcctctGAGGCCACGGAGtaatctgattggttgtccGACTGGTCCTCCTGCCAATCTGATCAAAGCAATGAGGGGAAGACGGAGAGGCAGACCACACGCAGGAgggttaaaaacataaaaaccaagatgaaaatgagaaaaaaagattaaatataatataaaaaaaaataataataaaaagcccTACTATCAACTACACATTTATCCAGGAGGGGGTGCTGTTTAACCGACAACTATTCTGAACAGTCTGTCCAAAATAAAATAGCTTTTGTCTGAATCAGTTGAAATCTGTTATGCCATTTAGAAGCAGAGAGGATTGGATGGAagcactaataataataataataacaatgatgacAAGGCaagacacacagatgcaagGTGTCACTTTGCCGTGTGTTTACAAAACGCAGAGACACTCGTCACTGCTGGGGAAACCCTCAGCATCCTGTTGTCAACTTTGACCACAATTTGtctcaaaaatacaaaaaatacttAATGTGTAAAGATGACAACAGAAAATGTCTTACTGTTTTTACCTCTGCCTTCTGCAAACAAGGAaaagtgggggggggagggggaagaagaaCTTAAATTTTGGTAAAAGAACAAGAAATGGATGCGCTGAATGCttcaatgttttaaaaaaaaaagataacttGACAAAAAGACTCACGGTTTAACCCAACAGAAGAACGGAGACAGACGACTTTGtgacaaacaaaccaaaacagacatcacacaaagacatgcgacacacactcactgctcCTCACCGCATCCTacaccaacacaacaaacaccaacaaacacaccaccAGGAGCActagcggacacacacacacacacacacacacacacacacacacacacacacacacacagcgcacgcGCACATGTAGAGTAGGTAGTAAAAGTTGCTTGTTGCAATTGTTCTGTACCCCGTCTTATACCTCGGTCCTCCTGGGAGCCGTCGTTGTAGTTGACAGGCTTGCGGGTCCTCTTGCCCTTGCCCAGGTTGCGGGCCaggtcctcctgctgctgctcgtaGTGGTGGCGGAGGAGCTTCTCCCAGTAGTCCGGGTCCACGCTCTCCTCCTGCTTGATCACCTCccgctgcacctcctcctcctggcacgcagggggaggggaggcgggaGGGGGACCGAAGGGGACATTTTGGGGACGTTTGTTGGTTTAGTTCGTCAGAGAATTCGTTTAGACAGAATGTCCATGAATGTCACATCTAAGGCGTGGGAAAGTTGATTATTCAAATGAAATAAACATTTGTTTGGTTCACACTAAAGATTTAAGCGTTGGGGGTGTGTACAGAGGCTGGCCCCAGTTACTGAGTcttggtggtgggggagggggggggggaaacataCCTCATCCTCCTCGTCCTTCACCACATACTGAGCCACCTTGAAGGAGCTCAGGTACTCGTTCATGCTCTGGATCTCCGTGTCCTCCGAGGCCACCGTCTGGTCGCGGTCCAGCAGCCGGTCGATGGCCCTGTCATCGTAGTGGATCACgctgctgtcctcctccttgctGTCCCCTGCAGCGGAGGAGAGGCACGTGGAGTACAAGATGGAGGGGCGTGAGCGGCCATGCCCCATGATGAGATCGTAGCCCAGAACCTAACCCCACCAAGCACTTCATTACAATCCTGAAACTATTTAGCCTCAACCTTAGAGATACGATCGAAATGCATAATTCAACAATCTCCCGGAATTTAACCCCTTAATGTAACGATCTCTAACCTAATCCCTAACTTAACATGGCCCTTGACAGAGCGCAGGTCAGCTGCAGACCCATCCACTGGTCTCTGGGGTGTGACCACAGCCTACCTTCCCCGAGCTCGTCCTTGAACAGCTCCTCCGTCCCAAACTTGAGGATGTCGTCCAGCTCCTGCTTGGACATGGAGCCCGTCTTGGAGCCCAGGCCGGGCCGCACCACCAGGTGGGTCAGCATCATCTTCTTCTTAGCCACCTGGGGAGCAGCACCACACAGGCATTGAATGTGATGCGCCGTGAAGCAATGTCGGGTACAGTCGGCTTGGATTTGTATACAGCCCTGAATCACAGCTacagcctcaaagggcttcGCAGAACACATTGTGCAGCACCCCCCTGAACCAAGGGTAAAGAAGGTCCACCTCAGTCATCGAAAAGAAACCTTGGGACGGAAGACAGAACGAGTAATCCCTCCATTCAGGGACGATTGGGAGTGCAGCGGGTGCCATGATGGACGGTCAAAATAGAAGCATCACAACCCAAACAGTCTAATCAAAATGACGATTTTAGAGCACAGAGGCGATTAAGGTGCATTGTGTTCAGACGATGGTGGGCAGGCGGAGGCTCCCTCTTTACCTGTGTGATCCTCTCCTCCACCGAGGCCTTTGTGACGAAGCGGTAGATCATCACCTTCTTGTTCTGGCCGATTCGGTGAGCTCTGCTGAAGGCCTGCCAGGGAGGAGCAGGACACATGGAGGTTAAGGTTCAACCCCCCACGGTCCCAGGAGGGAGGGCCCAGAAAGGAAGAGATACTGGTGCCATAGATGTGTTTGGTGTTATCTATGGAGCTATGTATGTGATAATGAGGATTGGGATGCGATGTACGTGATTTAGTTTTATAGTAGGATGTGTTTTGTGATCTTGTTGTGGTGCAGTAAGTGAAAGTGATGTTTGAGATGGTGAAATGAGTTATAGATTGGTGTAATGTACCTGGATGTCATTGTGAGGGTTCCAGTCGGAGTCATAGATGATGACGGTGTCGGCGGTTGCCAGGTTGATGCCCAGGCCCCCGGCCCTGGTAGACAGCAGGAACGCAAACTGGGGGGCGCCAGGAGCTGTGGGACGAGTCAAACAAATCAAGGTGAATGAGCCACGCATTCTGTGAATGCTGTTTGgaacagacacaaagagagaaagaaatcagAACGAAAGAAAGAGCGAGGTTTGCAAATGGAAGGATTTGTTTTGCTGATATGTCGGGGCAGTGAAGAAAATGATAAGCCAAAAACAACTGTAtatgaatacaaaaataaagaaacaataaTGTAATATctacaatataataatataaagtgTAAAGTGTGCATgagtatgggggagggggggcagtcaGAAGGCAGCGGCGAGGCTCTTAAGAAGATGTTACACATAGGCCGTGCTCACCGTTGAAGCGGTCGATGGCCTCCTGCCTCATGCCCCCGGTCACCCCCCCGTCGATCCTCTCGTACTTGTAGCCCTCGTTCTCCAGGAAGTCCTCGAGCAGGTCCAGCATCTTGGTCATCTGGGAGAAGACCAGCACGCGGTGGCCGCCCTCCTTCAGCTTCTTCATCATCttgtggagcagcagcagcttcccCGAGGACTTGGTCAGCGCCCCGCCCTCATACATGCCGTTGGGCAGCTTGGGCGcctcctgggggagggaggccaTGGGAAGGTCCCCGATGTCACCGGTTAATGTTGGCGGTGTTGAGTCTGAGCCAATCGTCTATGAAGTGGCCACCGACCACTGTGGCTCTGAACACTTCAAAGACGGTTTGCTGACACTGAGTCTTAGCAAGCTGTCTAGTGTCGCTTTATAAGCTTTATCTAATGGTCAGCGCGAGCGATACTTCTGTTTGCTTATACCACTATATAATGTTTAGAAACCCTAACTAATAACAGTGGTCAGCGTTTTCAAACACAAAGAAGGTTTTAACTAATGTCATCAACTAAAAAATCTCAAAAATATCTGAAAGTCGAAGCATTTACTGCAATGAGTTAACTGTCGTCTTCTCAACCAATACATTCGCACAACTTGACCCAATATATAAAGATTCCAGTCATGAATAGGTTGCGAGGCGTTACCATGGCAGCGGCAGGGAAGAGGTAGGGGTGATTGCAGCACTTCTTGAGGTCCATCACCACGTTGAGGAGGGACACCTGGTTCCCGCCCCCGCGGGTGTTCAGCGCCTCAAAGTTACGCGTCAGGATGAACTTGTAGTATTTCCTGGTTAACAAGAAAAAATATACAGATTTCAGTTCCTGAATGTTAGTCAGCCTGAAAGCGTCTTCAAAATTCAGACTATCCGCTTACTAAGAACTGACCTCCTCAATCATAAATATTTACAATTTATCTTTAAACATTCCCTTTTATATTTTATCTACTGCCAACTCAGGGCCATTACAATACAATGGTCAATAAACCTTTGTTTAATCATAAATGGTGCGTCTCAATCTCATGATATTATCAGGGAGAAAAGGATCCCAGATTGTCTTTCCCCCGTGTGTTGACTCTGCGCCCGTGTGTGGAGCCCCCtggcctctctcctccctcacatACTTCTGCATGGGGCTGAGCTCCACTCTGACGATGAGCTCCGTCTTGGAGGGCATGTGTTTGAAGACGTCGGCCTTCAGCCTCCTCAGCATGTGGGGGCCCAGCATGTCGTGGAGCTTCTTGATCTGGTCCTCTTTGGCGATGTCCGCAAACTCCTCCAGGAAACCCTCCAGATTGCTGCAGGCACAAAGCAAATAAACAACATCCGGTCAATAATGGTTGTTTTATGGGCTGAAGGTTCCTTTACAAGTACAGATCATATGGGGATGAAGGGCTTTGGAGGAgatttaaagaaataaataaagtagaGAAGAACATAAGGAAGGAACAGAGGAAGAATACAAGTAGAGAAGAACGtaagaaaaaaaggaatgaaTCAAGGACTAAATGGATAGGAAGGAactgtttattcatttattttttgaggACCTCACAAGAAGAGGAATGTAGTTCACAGGATGTATGCATTTTGACCGCCACTTCTGAACACCCAGGCCAAAGCCAGGCCCTGGGGCTCCGGGCCCAGATGTGCAGACTACTCACTTGAACCTCTCGGGGGTGAGGAAGTTCAGTAGGTGGAACAGCTCCTCCAGGTTGTTCTGCAGAGGGGTTCCCGTCAGCAGCAGCTTGTGTTGCAGGGGGTAGTTGTTGAGGATCCGGAAGAACTGACGGACAACAGGGTTCAGGAGTTACTACCACCAGTGGAGCTTCGCTAAAGGCTATAAGAAGGTTTCGTTTCAAACTTAAACCCTGTTGAAACTGTTGTATGTTTTCCATTCATAAAGGATATCCTTATGTGGACTTTGATACCCATATtaccacaaatatatacatttagaCACAAAACAACACTAAAGTTATTCAAATCCGCACGATTCACCCTCACTTGTGTTAGTCATGCAACAGACAAGAGCTGAACCTCAAGCTGCTAAGTGGTCTCACCTTGGACTGGTTGTTCTTGAGCCTGTGGGCCTCGTCCACCACTAGGCAGGCCCACTCGATGGAGCCAAGCACGGCCTGGTCGATGGTGATCAGCTCGTAGGAAGTCAGCAGCACGTGGAACTTCACTGGGGAGTCTTTCTGTCGGAGCACGTGAGTGAAGACCAGGGGGTGAGTGGATCACTGGTTGGATGAAGTCCATTATGCAGTTTGACTGCCATTCATAATAGACACACTCCTCATAAAGCATAGGGAGTGCATACACTTCTTAGGATGGATATGTTATGGCCCAGCCGTGAACCATAGCGTTACGGGCTATTCTGTGAACCTGTCGGACTGGAGTGGGCGTGTCTGGCCCCTCCCCTTGGTCCCTGGATTAGCTACACACCTAGTGGGCATTGTCATCAACACACCTGCCCTCAATCTACTCATCGACCCTGCCGTATATCAACCCCAGGTCTAAGTCCACTTGTCGCTGGATTGATGGCTGAACTCAGTCGGTAGCTCACTACTCTGGGCGATAGTTCTCAGTGACCCTTCATTTCGTTACTTCGTCCTGTTGTTCCCTTACACCTGTTGGTCCCGTGCCTACTCCTAGCTTTGGTTCTCCTCTGCCAAGGATCATCCTCTTCTCCGCCTCTCAGCCCCGCGGCGCCTTCACCACCCCATGGTTATTCCCCAACCCCTCTGAACCCCCTTACCTTAAGCAGACCCTTTCCAGGATACAACCATCCCCTGCCCCTGCCTCTGGTTCTGCTCCTGGGTATCGTTCACCCGTGACAGGTTGGCCCCAATGGGGAATTGAACCCGTATCCTTGGTAGTATCAACTCACGATTGCCAAATGCAAATAGTGGTGgaattctttttatttattttttaaaactttctttaaaaattataataaaaaactTAAATCCATATTTTTATGATAAGAATTACAAAATGATGAAGGATATAATTAAGTTCAGTGATTAAGTATGTTGATCCTGTATGTTGAGCCTGTTGGTCTTAGTCAAATGCCATGCTCTACCAGCTTTGAAGGATAGGACCATAACTAGTAATAGTAACAAGTGTTCCCTCCATGCCCtggctcctctccccctctcttaccTTCATCTTGGACGCCTTCTTCCCGCCACGGATGGCGTTGTTTTCAAAGGAGAACTCGTTCTCACGAATGACGGCCCTGCTGTCCTTGTCTCCCACGTAGGTCACCACGTACATGTCCGGGGCCCACAGCTCAAACTCCCTCTCCCAGTTGATGATGGTGGACAGGGGGGCGCTCACCAGGAAGGGCCCTTTGGAGTGGCCCTAGGGCCCAGCGGGAAGGGGAAAGGATGGTCAACAGGCTGTAGCTCTTATACAACAGATGTATTGCTATCATCTTTTACTTTGGAGGAGCATGTGTCTTCCCCGCCCGTCTTTAGCTTCTTGTCCTTGGGCCTGATCCCCTCTGTAGGGGCCGGTTAGTATGCGTCTGGTGTCCGAAACCCCGCCCACTGCCACTGACTGACAGGGGAGGGCAGACAGGACATCAACACTAGCATAGAGCCAGGACATTTGACGGCCATGACGATGACTAGAAGATATTcatattaacattaacattaacattagcaGGTTAATGTTGGTTAATAGGGAcctattgtgtacatgtgtatgatAACATATCACACATGCTATACAATAACGGTCTCATGGTAAGGTCATCTGTGTGGGGCTTAAGCCAAAGTACAGGCAATGGTTAGTGGTGTGAAATTACATGATAGAGCAAGTGAGTGAGAaattgaaaagagaaagaaaccaATAAATCAAGAACATGAAGAAACAGAATATTTCTCATCACAGCTCCCCATGGCGGTGCACACCTCtttgtacagggagtacaggaaGACGGCGGTCTGCACTGTCTTTCC from Gadus morhua chromosome 11, gadMor3.0, whole genome shotgun sequence carries:
- the chd4b gene encoding chromodomain-helicase-DNA-binding protein 4 isoform X4 produces the protein MSGSEEEREDFGPPDDHSLLLRDDDEPEDAAAVSDIELPKSKKKKKAKKSNRESRSSKRQRPVREELPVSSPEPLIGVEPVERNAEDGGGRRSESEGSDYAPGRKKKKRSSSAKEKKKGGGGTEKGSSSSKNKRKDPEPEEDDDDEDDNQPKSSTQMLEDWGMKDIDHVFTQEDYSSLTNYKAFSQFVRPLIAAKNPKIAVSKMMTLMMAKWREFSTNNPLKGCATANATLAAANVAAAVESMVVAGPDGGAEPRRAPTPEPSPVPSPVPVVVAPPPPPPPPPPPPAVPAPPLRKAKTKEGKGPNARKRSKPAAKAQSKPKAKKVAPLKIKLGGLNSKRKRSSSDEDEPEAESDFDETNFAVSDGSNRSSRSKKKPKSTKKKKKVETEDGDGYETDHQDYCEVCQQGGEIILCDTCPRAYHMVCLDPDMEKAPEGKWSCPHCEKEGIQWEARDELSEGEVEDEEERPEEEEEGVEEEDDHHIEYCRVCKDGGELLCCDTCPSSYHIHCLNPPLPEIPNGEWICPRCTCPIMKGKVQKVLTWRWGDVPAPTPVPRPDDLPAEAPDPPPLVGRREREFFVKWCNMSYWHCSWVQELQLELNCQVMFRNYQRKTDMDEPPPDFGGEGDDDKSSKRKNKDPLYVHMEEQYYRFGIKMEWLMVHRILNHSVDKKSNVHYLIKWRDLAYDQASWESEDTDIPEYDAYKQTYWNHRELMVGEEGRPGKKLKKAVKVKKAERPPANPVVDPTIKFDRQPDYLDSTRGTLHPYQLEGLNWLRFSWAQATDTILADEMGLGKTVQTAVFLYSLYKEGHSKGPFLVSAPLSTIINWEREFELWAPDMYVVTYVGDKDSRAVIRENEFSFENNAIRGGKKASKMKKDSPVKFHVLLTSYELITIDQAVLGSIEWACLVVDEAHRLKNNQSKFFRILNNYPLQHKLLLTGTPLQNNLEELFHLLNFLTPERFNNLEGFLEEFADIAKEDQIKKLHDMLGPHMLRRLKADVFKHMPSKTELIVRVELSPMQKKYYKFILTRNFEALNTRGGGNQVSLLNVVMDLKKCCNHPYLFPAAAMEAPKLPNGMYEGGALTKSSGKLLLLHKMMKKLKEGGHRVLVFSQMTKMLDLLEDFLENEGYKYERIDGGVTGGMRQEAIDRFNAPGAPQFAFLLSTRAGGLGINLATADTVIIYDSDWNPHNDIQAFSRAHRIGQNKKVMIYRFVTKASVEERITQVAKKKMMLTHLVVRPGLGSKTGSMSKQELDDILKFGTEELFKDELGEGDSKEEDSSVIHYDDRAIDRLLDRDQTVASEDTEIQSMNEYLSSFKVAQYVVKDEEDEEEEVQREVIKQEESVDPDYWEKLLRHHYEQQQEDLARNLGKGKRTRKPVNYNDGSQEDRGIRREGRGKNNWQEDQSDNQSDYSVASEEGDEDFDERAEANARRPNRKGLRNDRDKPLPPLLARVGGNIEVLGFNARQRKAFLNAVMRYGMPPQDAFTTQWLVRDLRGKSEKEFKAYVSLFMRHLCEPGADGAETFADGVPREGLSRQHVLTRIGVMSLIRKKVQEFEHVNGQWSMPWMAEVEEHKRAAALAAGEDPKTPSTGTPADTQPNTPAPEDLTKLDDKDSEMKKEGEEKKAACKAEDPEIIEIPDDVEKSPGSEKKDEEGDPAAVKEDKEEAGGAHTDEEKEGEGDTAKEKDDKEKPSEAAEKGVPMEVKGEGSEGSGGPEDAKSKAPDSKDDKMDTSPPTEEKKELRDLKEGVKTEESGKLQNGESTKEGAAAAATAAAATATAAAATATALVNVSEEKKKATKQRFMFNIADGGFTELHSLWQNEERAATVTKKTFEIWHRRHDYWLLAGIIQHGYARWQDVQNDVKYAILNEPFKGEMSRGNFLEIKNKFLARRFKLLEQALVIEEQLRRAAYLNMSEDPAHPSMALNTRFSEVECLAESHQHLSKESMSGNKPANAVLHKVLKQLEELLSDMKADVTRLPATIARIPPVAVRLQMSERNILSRLASRGPEVQGQNQLQSPQPMQVPR